Proteins from a genomic interval of Denticeps clupeoides chromosome 20, fDenClu1.1, whole genome shotgun sequence:
- the LOC114770580 gene encoding spindle pole body component 110-like: protein MDKDKKELEQKRSDLSKQVKEFELHKERVQDQINQNEIVNVDLQKQRHELQNMKDILQKEKDDLNQMKVELKQQENDLETSKDDLQMQRDDMKNMQYNLQKEKDHLAQEKDEVDQQKKMVDDSIERYNKEKDQLELSKSKIAEEKSKVEKMMEDTFLSEKEELERKKKDLEKQQKEIMTCKNLMDKDKKELEKQRSDLSKQLDEIELNKNWVQQLEKSKMDLQKQRNEVDNIQYSIQKEKIHLTQKKAEIDEKQKQVDDLIKMYKKEKDQLELSRSEIAEEKSKHQKMMEDTFLSEKEELERKKKDLEKQQEEIMAYKNKRVQDQINQNEIVNLKQQENDLETSKDDLQKQRDDMKNMQYSIQKEKDHLAQKKDEVDQQKKMVDDLIERYNKEKDQLELSKSKIAEEKSKVEKMMEDTFLSEKEELERKKKDLEKQQKEIMIYKNVIDKDKKELEQKRSDFSKQVKEFELHKERVQDQINQNEIVNVDLQKQRHEIQNMKDILQKEKDDLNQMKVELKQQENDLETSKDDLQKQRDDMKNMHYNLQKEKDHLAQEKDEVDQQKKMVDDLIERYIEEKDQLELSKSKIAEEKSNVER from the exons ATggacaaagacaagaaagagttagagcaaaagaggtcagatctctcCAAGCAAGTCAAGGAATTTGAGCTCCACAAAGAACGGGTCCAAGATCAAATCAACCAAAATGAGATTGTTAAtgtggatttacaaaaacagagacatgaacttcagaacatgaaagacatccttcagaaagaaaaggatgatttaaatcaaatgaaagttgAGCTAAAACAACAAGAGAATGACTTGGAAACATCCAAAGATGATCTACAAATGCAGAGGGATGACATGAAGAACATGCAATACAACcttcaaaaagagaaagatcactTGGCTCAGGAGAAGGATGAGGTcgatcaacaaaagaaaatggtggaTGATTCGATTGAAAGGTACAataaagagaaagatcagctggaactgtctaaatcaaaaattgctgaggaaaaatCAAAAGTTGAAAAGATGATGGAGGACACTTTCCTCtcagagaaagaagagcttgaaagaaaaaagaaagacttagaGAAACAGCAAAAGGAAATAATGACTTGCAAAAACTTGATggacaaagacaagaaagagttaGAAAAACAGAGATCAGATCTCTCCAAACAACTGGATGAAATTGAACTCAACAAGAATTGGGTCCAACAACTAGAGAAATCCAAAATGGATCttcaaaaacagagaaatgaagTAGACAACATACAATACAGCATTCAGAAAGAGAAGATCCACCTGACTCAGAAGAAGGCGGAAATagatgaaaaacagaaacaggttgatgatttgattaaaatgtacaagaaagagaaagatcagctggaaCTGTCTAGATCAGaaattgctgaggaaaaatcaaagcatcagaaaatgatggaggacactttcctatcagagaaagaagagcttgaaagaaaaaagaaagacttagaAAAACAGCAAGAGGAAATAATGGCTTACAAAAACA AACGGGTCCAAGATCAAATCAACCAAAATGAGATTGTTAAt CTAAAACAACAAGAGAATGACTTGGAAACATCCAAAGATGATCTACAAAAGCAGAGGGATGACATGAAGAACATGCAATACAGCattcaaaaagagaaagatcacctggctcagaagaaggatgaggttgatcaacaaaagaaaatggtggaTGATTTGATTGAAAGGTACAataaagagaaagatcagctggaactgtctaaatcaaaaattgctgaggaaaaatcaaaagtagaaaaaatgatggaggacactttcctgtcagagaaagaagagcttgaaagaaaaaagaaagacttagaaaagcagcaaaagGAAATAATGATTTACAAAAACGTGATtgacaaagacaagaaagagttaGAGCAAAAGAGGTCAGATTTCTCCAAGCAAGTCAAGGAATTTGAGCTCCACAAAGAACGGGTCCAAGATCAAATCAACCAAAATGAGATTGTTAAtgtggatttacaaaaacagagacatgaaattcagaacatgaaagacatccttcagaaagaaaaggatgatttaaatcaaatgaaagttgAGCTAAAACAACAAGAGAATGACTTGGAAACATCCAAAGATGATCTACAAAAGCAGAGGGATGACATGAAGAACATGCATTACAACcttcaaaaagagaaagatcactTGGCTCAGGAGAAGGATGAGGTcgatcaacaaaagaaaatggtggaTGATTTGATTGAAAGGTACATAGAGgagaaagatcagctggaactgtctaaatcaaaaattgctgaggaaaaatCAAACGTTGAAAGATGA
- the LOC114770151 gene encoding cingulin-like: MKVELKQQENDLETSKEDLQKQRDDIKNMQYSIQKEKDHLAQKKDEVDQQNKMVDDLIERYNKEKDQLELSKSKIAEEKSKVEKMMEDTFLSEKEELERKKKDLEKQQKEIMIYKNVIDKDKKELEQKRSDLSKQVKEFELHKERVQDQINQNEIVNLDLQKQRHELQNMKDILQKEKVDLNQMKVELKQQENDLETSKDDLQMQRDDMKNMQYNLQKEKDHLAQEKDEVDQQKKMVDDLIERYNKEKDQLELSKSKIAEEKSKVEKMMEDTFLSEKEELERKKKDLEKQQKEIMTCKNLMDKDKKELEKQRSDLSKQLDEIELNKNWVQQLEKSKMDLQKQRNEVDNIQYSIQKEKIHLTQKKAEIDEKQKQVDDLIKMYKKEKDQLELSRSEIAEEKSKHQKMMEDTFLSEKEELERKKKDLEKQQKETMTYKNMIDKDKKELEQKTSDLSKQVKEFELHKERVQDQINQNEIVNVDLQKQRHEIQNMKDILQKEKDDLNQMKVELKQQENDLETSKEDLQKQRDDIKNMQYSIQKEKDHLAQKKDEVDQQKKMVDDLIERYNKEKDQLELPKSKIAEEKSKTEKMMVDTFLSEKEELERKKKDLEKQQKEIMIYKNVIDKDKKELEQKRSDFSKQVKEFELYKERVQDQINQTEIVNVDLQKQRHEIQNMKDILQKEKDDLNQIKVELKQQENDLETSKDDLQKQRDDMKNMHYNLQKEKDHLAQEKDEVDQQKKMVDDLIERYNKEKDQLELSKSKIAEEKSKVEKMMDDTFLSEKEELERKKKDLEKQQKESMTYKNVIDKDKKELEQKRSDFSKQVKEFELHKERVQDQINQNEIVNVDLQKQRHEIQNMKDILQKEKDDLNQMKVELKQQENDLETSKDDLQKQRDDIKNMQYNLQKEKEHLDQKKDEVDQQKKMVDDLIKRYIEEKDQLELSKSEIAEEKSKHK; encoded by the coding sequence atgaaagttgAGCTAAAACAACAAGAGAATGACTTGGAAACATCCAAAGAAGATCTACAAAAGCAGAGGGATGACATCAAGAACATGCAATACAGCattcaaaaagagaaagatcacctggctcagaagaaggatgaggttgatcaacaaaacaaaatggtggATGATTTGATTGAAAGGTACAataaagagaaagatcagctggaactgtctaaatcaaaaattgctgaggaaaaatcaaaagtagaaaaaatgatggaggacactttcctgtcagagaaagaagagcttgaaagaaaaaagaaagacttagaaaagcagcaaaagGAAATAATGATTTACAAAAACGTGATtgacaaagacaagaaagagttagagcaaaagaggtcagatctctctaAGCAAGTCAAGGAATTTGAGCTCCACAAAGAACGGGTCCAAGATCAAATCAACCAAAATGAGATTGTTAATttggatttacaaaaacagagacatgaacttcagaacatgaaagacatccttcagaaagaaaaggttgatttaaatcaaatgaaagttgAGCTAAAACAACAAGAGAATGACTTGGAAACATCCAAAGATGATCTACAAATGCAGAGGGATGACATGAAGAACATGCAATACAACcttcaaaaagagaaagatcaccTGGCTCAGGAGAAGGATGAGGTcgatcaacaaaagaaaatggtggaTGATTTGATTGAAAGGTACAataaagagaaagatcagctggaactgtctaaatcaaaaattgctgaggaaaaatCAAAAGTTGAAAAGATGATGGAGGACACTTTCCTCtcagagaaagaagagcttgaaagaaaaaagaaagacttagaGAAACAGCAAAAGGAAATAATGACTTGCAAAAACTTGATggacaaagacaagaaagagttaGAAAAACAGAGATCAGATCTCTCCAAACAACTGGATGAAATTGAACTCAACAAGAATTGGGTCCAACAACTAGAGAAATCCAAAATGGATCttcaaaaacagagaaatgaagTAGACAACATACAATACAGCATTCAGAAAGAGAAGATCCACCTGACTCAGAAGAAGGCGGAAATagatgaaaaacagaaacaggttgatgatttgattaaaatgtacaagaaagagaaagatcagctggaaCTGTCTAGATCAGaaattgctgaggaaaaatcaaagcatcagaaaatgatggaggacactttcctatcagagaaagaagagcttgaaagaaaaaagaaagacttagaaaaacagcaaaaggAAACAATGACTTACAAAAACATGATtgacaaagacaagaaagagttaGAGCAAAAGACGTCAGATCTCTCTAAGCAAGTCAAGGAATTTGAGCTCCACAAAGAACGGGTCCAAGATCAAATCAACCAAAATGAGATTGTTAAtgtggatttacaaaaacagagacatgaaattcagaacatgaaagacatccttcagaaagaaaaggatgatttaaatcaaatgaaagttgAGCTAAAACAACAAGAGAATGACTTGGAAACATCCAAAGAAGATCTACAAAAGCAGAGGGATGACATCAAGAACATGCAATACAGCattcaaaaagagaaagatcacctggctcagaagaaggatgaggttgatcaacaaaagaaaatggtggaTGATTTGATTGAAAGGTACAataaagagaaagatcagctggaactgcctaaatcaaaaattgctgaggaaaaatcaaaaacagaaaaaatgatgGTGGACACTTTCCTgtcagagaaagaagagcttgaaagaaaaaagaaagacttagaaaagcagcaaaagGAAATAATGATTTACAAAAACGTGATtgacaaagacaagaaagagttaGAGCAAAAGAGGTCAGATTTCTCCAAGCAAGTCAAGGAATTTGAGCTCTACAAAGAACGGGTCCAAGATCAAATCAACCAAACTGAGATTGTTAAtgtggatttacaaaaacagagacatgaaattcagaacatgaaagatatccttcagaaagaaaaggatgatttaaatcaaataaaagttGAGCTAAAACAACAAGAGAATGACTTGGAAACATCCAAAGATGATCTACAAAAGCAGAGGGATGACATGAAGAACATGCATTACAACcttcaaaaagagaaagatcactTGGCTCAGGAGAAGGATGAGGTcgatcaacaaaagaaaatggtggaTGATTTGATTGAAAGGTACAataaagagaaagatcagctggaactgtctaaatcaaaaattgctgaggaaaaatcaaaagtagaaaaaatgaTGGATGACACTTTCCTgtcagagaaagaagagcttgaaagaaaaaagaaagacttagaaaaacagcaaaaggAATCAATGACTTACAAAAACGTGATtgacaaagacaagaaagagttaGAGCAAAAGAGGTCAGATTTCTCCAAGCAAGTCAAGGAATTTGAGCTCCACAAAGAACGGGTCCAAGATCAAATCAACCAAAATGAGATTGTTAAtgtggatttacaaaaacagagacatgaaattcagaacatgaaagacatccttcagaaagaaaaggatgatttaaatcaaatgaaagttgAGCTAAAACAACAAGAGAATGACTTGGAAACATCCAAAGATGATCTACAAAAGCAGAGGGATGACATCAAGAACATGCAATACAACcttcaaaaagagaaagaacacctggatcagaagaaggatgaggttgatcaacaaaagaaaatggtggaTGATTTGATTAAAAGGTACATAGAGgagaaagatcagctggaactgtctaaatcagaaattgctgaggaaaaatcaaagcataagtag
- the LOC114770152 gene encoding uncharacterized protein PF11_0207-like: protein MMEDTFLSEKEELERKKKDLEKQQEEIMAFKNLMDQDKKELEQKRSDLSKQVKEFELHKERVQDQIDQTEIVNVDLQKQRHELQNMKDILQKEKDDLNQMKVELKQQEKDLETSKDDLQKQRDDMKNMYYNLQKEKDHLAQKKDEVDQQKKMVDDLIERYNKEKDQLELSKSEIAEEKSKHKKMMEDTFLSEKEELERKKKDLEKQQEEIMAFKILIDQDKKELEQKRSDLSKQVKEFELHKERVQDQINQNEIVNVDLQKQRHELQNMKDILQKDKDELNQMKVELKQQENDLDTSKDDLQKLREDERNSVKQLYEELEKQRKDFEKEVLNFRKEELEFIQSGIQKQSFAVQKRIKSEDEVNEKISPEEEMKRKKEESEEVKSILPEKYWSKIPGVIEAIEIMTSSEDRDKRKKLKKDSVDTTQASTQSYGVKCEDEDQTDDQNKGTTAMKIPEYWIHSTMAERVKVDVTTQTTNEEQKRENVEHLRQLQEAYESEWDGCAHNQSEMKNQKEETEKIMIIRQQEINKMQQMSTDVKQLIEEFEKGRGDECLQRLKSLTLDLVLHVQESYLGWHDGLSKIEEQPMGQTPKMENVRIKMTYREEIEELKRRIHGMQDILEKQWKEIQSEEVEKLRTHRQMELRDGIEMASFKERDINRESLIERDREIKLLRELLVKEIETLKDNGTYMDNEDIWRLSTELSQMRTVDKAVQTHREGKQTGTQQKEIDQSQPRSSEELLLEGSSFKSVGHFQTACKGTQTTETPGTVPWRFRLRGWLRRHCCYCCRRELEDELEFEQI from the exons atgatggaggacactttcctgtcagagaaagaagagcttgaaagaaaaaagaaagacttagaAAAACAGCAAGAGGAAATAATGGCTTTCAAAAACTTGATGGACCAAGACAAGAAAGAGTTAGAGCaaaagaggtcagatctctctaAGCAAGTCAAAGAATTTGAGCTCCACAAAGAACGGGTCCAAGATCAAATCGACCAAACTGAGATTGTTAAtgtggatttacaaaaacagagacatgaacttcagaacatgaaagacatccttcagaaagaaaaggatgatttaaatcaaatgaaagttgAGCTAAAACAACAAGAGAAGGACTTGGAAACATCCAAAGATGATCTACAAAAGCAGAGGGATGACATGAAGAACATGTATTACAACcttcaaaaagagaaagatcactTGGCTCAGAAGAAGGATGAGGTtgatcaacaaaagaaaatggtggaTGATTTGATTGAAAGGTACAataaagagaaagatcagctggaactgtctaaatcagaaattgctgaggaaaaatcaaagcataagaaaatgatggaggacactttcctgtcagagaaagaagagcttgaaagaaaaaagaaagacttagaAAAACAGCAAGAGGAAATAATGGCTTTCAAAATCTTGATAGACCAAGACAAGAAAGAGTTAGAGCaaaagaggtcagatctctctaAGCAAGTCAAGGAATTTGAGCTCCACAAAGAACGGGTCCAAGATCAAATCAACCAAAATGAGATTGTTAAtgtggatttacaaaaacagagacatgaacttcagaacatgaaagacatcCTTCAGAAAGACAAGGATGagttaaatcaaatgaaagttgAGCTAAAACAACAAGAGAATGACTTGGACACATCCAAAGATGATCTACAAAAGCTGAGAGAAGATGAGAGAAATTCAGTGAAGCAACTCTATGAAGAGcttgagaaacaaagaaaagatTTTGAAAAAGAAGTCCTGAACTTCAGAAAGGAAGAGTTGGAGTTTATACAATCTGGCATACAGAAACAGAGCTTTGCAGTGCAGAAAAGAATAAAGAGTGAGGATGAGGTCAATGAGAAAATATCACCAGAAGAGGAGATGAAACGAAAAAAGGAAGAGAGTGAAGAAGTTAAATCAATTTTACCTGAGAAGTATTGGTCAAAGATACCAGGAGTTATTGAAGCTATAGAAATAATGACAAGCAGTGAGGATAGAGACAAACgaaagaagctgaagaaggacAGTGTAGACACAACACAAGCTTCAACACAGTCATATGGAGTGAAATGTGAGGATGAAGACCAAACAGATGACCAGAATAAAGGGACAACAGCAATGAAAATACCTGAATACTGGATACATTCCACAATGGCAGAACGGGTTAAAGTAGATGTCACTACACAAACAACAAATGAAGAACAGAAACGAGAAAATGTGGAACATCTGAGGCAGTTGCAAGAAGCCTATGAGAGTGAGTGGGATGGGTGTGCACATAATCAATCTGAGATGAAGAACCAGAAGGAAGAGACAGAAAAGATCATGATTATAAGACagcaagaaataaataagatgcAACAGATGAGCACAGATGTGAAGCAGTTGATAGAAGAGTTTGAAAAGGGCAGGGGAGATGAATGTTTGCAAAGACTGAAATCTCTCACACTTGATCTTGTGCTGCATGTGCAAGAATCATACCTTGGCTGGCATGATGGTTTGTCAAAGATTGAGGAACAGCCAATGGGCCAGACACCAAAGATGGAAAATGTGAGAATAAAGATGACTTATAGGGAAGAAATTGAAGAGCTGAAAAGGCGGATACATGGAATGCAAGACATCCTGGAGAAACAGTGGAAGGAGATTCAAAGTGAAGAGGTGGAAAAACTTaggacacacagacaaatgGAACTGAGAGACGGCATTGAGATGGCAAGTTTCAAAGAAAGGGACATAAACAGAGAGAGTCTCatagagagggacagagagatcAAACTGTTAAGGGAGCTGCTGGTCAAGGAGATTGAAACATTGAAAGACAATGGCACATACATGGACAATGAAGACATCTGGAGACTCTCCACAGAATTATCCCAGATGAGGACTGTTGACAAAGCTGTGCAGACGCACAGAGAAGGCAAACAGACAGGAACACAGCAGAAGGAAATAGACCAATCTCAACCAAGGTCATCAGAAGAACTGCTGCTGGAAGGCTCATCTTTCAAGTCTGTTGGCCATTTCCAGACAGCCTGCAAAGGGACACAGACCACTGAGACACCTGGAACAGTTCCATGGCGTTTCAGGCTGAGGGGTTGGCTTCGGAGGCACTGCTGCTACTGTTGTCGCAGAGAACTTGAGGATGAATTGGAATTTGAGCAAAT ATGA